A genomic window from Natrinema sp. HArc-T2 includes:
- the fabG gene encoding 3-oxoacyl-ACP reductase FabG: MIDFDGEVAVITGGTRGIGRAVATRLAEQGATVVATYYEDDAAADETAAALASFPAETAVERFDVADFDAVAATFETVAERYGPPTVLVNNAGTMANGLLVRMSPEQWQRVIDVNLTGTFYCTREAARRMLGRDDGGGRIVNVASVAAQHGWAGQANYAASKAGVLGLTRVAARELGGKGIRVNAVAPGYTDTDLLADSRGHESAVETDTASGRVATPAEVADVIAFLASDAASYVNGEVVRVDDGLAV, translated from the coding sequence GTGATCGACTTCGACGGCGAGGTCGCGGTCATCACCGGCGGGACACGCGGCATCGGTCGCGCGGTGGCGACGCGACTGGCCGAGCAGGGAGCGACCGTCGTCGCGACCTATTACGAGGACGACGCGGCTGCCGACGAGACGGCGGCGGCGCTGGCGTCGTTCCCCGCCGAGACAGCGGTCGAACGGTTCGACGTCGCCGACTTCGACGCGGTAGCGGCGACGTTCGAGACCGTCGCCGAGCGGTACGGTCCCCCGACGGTGCTGGTGAACAACGCCGGAACGATGGCCAACGGGCTGTTGGTTCGGATGTCTCCCGAGCAGTGGCAGCGGGTCATCGACGTTAACCTCACAGGGACGTTCTACTGCACGCGGGAAGCGGCCAGACGCATGTTGGGCCGCGACGACGGGGGCGGTCGCATCGTCAACGTCGCCAGCGTCGCCGCTCAGCACGGCTGGGCCGGGCAAGCCAACTACGCCGCGAGCAAGGCCGGCGTCCTCGGCCTCACGCGTGTGGCGGCCCGCGAACTCGGGGGCAAGGGCATCCGCGTCAACGCCGTCGCACCCGGCTACACCGACACCGACCTGCTCGCGGATTCACGGGGCCACGAGTCGGCTGTCGAGACGGATACCGCAAGCGGTCGCGTCGCCACACCTGCGGAAGTCGCCGATGTGATCGCGTTTCTGGCCAGCGACGCCGCATCGTACGTCAACGGCGAGGTCGTGCGCGTCGACGACGGTCTCGCGGTGTAA
- a CDS encoding beta-ketoacyl synthase yields MSRDVVVTGLGLVTPLGESVDRTWDGLLDGASGAGPITRFDPDEAGLRASIACEVETDPAAVAPDDRVDDRTMGRYAQFAVAATAGALADAGFDAASPDWNAERVGTSIGSGLAGLAEIEATAGERPSPSFLVSALTNLAAGHVSMTIGAKGPNRAPGTACSAGTHAIAVATDDIRRGRADIVVAGGTDAAISPLGVGSFDAMRALSTRTDDPAAASRPFDTDRDGLVLSEGCGIVVLEARDHARERGATPYAAITGSGRSADAHHPTRPAESGDGLRRCLEQALSDADREPTAVDHVNAHATSTPVGDAREADALATVFAETGVPPTTSIKGHLGHPLGAAGAIEAAVVARTIAEGTIPPTANYETPDPACELPVVTEPHETTVDVAVSTSAGFGGTNGALVFERP; encoded by the coding sequence ATGAGCCGCGACGTGGTCGTGACCGGCCTCGGTCTGGTAACACCGCTCGGCGAGAGCGTCGACCGGACCTGGGACGGGTTGCTCGACGGTGCGAGCGGCGCGGGGCCGATCACTCGTTTCGACCCCGACGAGGCGGGGCTGCGGGCCTCGATCGCCTGTGAGGTGGAGACCGATCCAGCAGCCGTCGCGCCCGACGACCGTGTCGACGACCGGACGATGGGCCGGTACGCTCAGTTCGCCGTCGCCGCCACTGCCGGGGCACTGGCCGATGCCGGCTTCGACGCTGCCAGTCCCGACTGGAACGCCGAACGGGTGGGGACCAGTATCGGCTCCGGACTGGCCGGCCTGGCCGAAATCGAAGCTACGGCGGGCGAGCGCCCCTCGCCGTCGTTTCTCGTGAGCGCACTAACGAACCTCGCAGCCGGCCACGTCAGCATGACCATCGGTGCGAAGGGGCCGAACCGCGCGCCGGGCACGGCGTGTTCGGCGGGTACCCACGCCATCGCGGTCGCGACCGACGACATCCGACGCGGTCGGGCCGATATCGTCGTTGCTGGTGGCACCGACGCCGCGATCTCGCCGCTCGGCGTCGGCAGCTTCGACGCGATGCGGGCGCTCAGTACCCGTACCGACGACCCCGCGGCGGCGAGTCGCCCCTTCGACACCGACCGGGATGGGCTCGTTCTCTCGGAGGGCTGTGGCATCGTCGTCCTCGAGGCACGCGACCACGCCCGCGAGCGCGGGGCGACGCCGTACGCCGCGATCACCGGATCCGGTCGGTCGGCCGACGCCCACCACCCCACGCGACCGGCTGAATCGGGCGACGGGCTTCGACGCTGTCTCGAGCAGGCGCTGTCCGATGCCGACAGGGAGCCGACCGCCGTCGATCACGTCAACGCTCACGCGACGAGTACGCCGGTCGGTGACGCGCGTGAAGCCGACGCGCTCGCGACGGTGTTCGCCGAGACCGGCGTCCCGCCGACGACGAGTATCAAAGGCCACCTCGGGCACCCACTCGGCGCTGCCGGCGCGATCGAGGCTGCTGTCGTCGCCCGGACCATCGCCGAGGGGACGATCCCGCCGACGGCGAACTACGAGACGCCCGATCCGGCCTGTGAGCTGCCGGTGGTCACCGAGCCACACGAGACGACTGTCGATGTCGCCGTGAGTACGTCGGCTGGCTTCGGCGGGACCAACGGGGCGCTCGTGTTCGAGCGCCCGTAA
- a CDS encoding Lrp/AsnC family transcriptional regulator — translation MVTAFVMIKANTGEADRLRDSIESIEGVQSAHIVAGDVDLIAKAQVETPAEVKEIAATRIQAVEGIEDTQTYIAMD, via the coding sequence ATGGTTACGGCATTCGTTATGATCAAGGCGAACACGGGCGAGGCGGATCGGCTCAGAGACAGCATCGAATCGATCGAGGGCGTGCAATCGGCGCACATCGTCGCCGGCGACGTCGACCTCATCGCGAAAGCACAGGTCGAGACACCGGCGGAAGTCAAAGAGATCGCAGCGACCCGCATTCAGGCGGTCGAGGGCATCGAGGATACACAGACGTACATCGCGATGGACTAG
- a CDS encoding holo-ACP synthase: protein MADDGVPRDSGPIVAHGVDIVAISRIADLLSEFDDSFRNRVFTSTEQTYCEAQADPPQHYAARWAAKEAFLKTLAGASPGVPTAAIEIDRQADGPHLSLAPVATDALAVTLEERGSSLAMADIDVSLSHDQTAGYAVGSVTVVGTRHH from the coding sequence ATGGCCGACGACGGCGTTCCCCGTGACTCGGGTCCCATCGTCGCACACGGCGTCGACATCGTCGCCATTTCCCGTATCGCCGACCTCCTCTCCGAGTTCGATGACTCGTTTCGCAACCGCGTGTTCACGTCGACCGAACAGACCTATTGTGAGGCACAGGCCGATCCACCACAGCACTACGCCGCCCGCTGGGCGGCCAAGGAGGCGTTCCTGAAGACACTCGCCGGTGCGTCCCCCGGCGTGCCCACCGCCGCCATCGAAATCGATCGCCAGGCCGACGGCCCCCACCTCTCGCTTGCTCCCGTCGCGACCGATGCGCTCGCTGTGACGCTCGAGGAACGTGGCAGTTCGCTCGCGATGGCCGACATCGACGTCAGCCTGAGCCACGATCAGACAGCAGGGTATGCCGTCGGCTCGGTCACTGTCGTGGGGACTCGACACCACTAA
- a CDS encoding zinc-binding alcohol dehydrogenase family protein encodes MRAVEVPEYGGSDVLTVTDRDAPTPNANEVAIDVAAAGVNFADLEQRRGVYPDSPSPPFVPGLAVAGTVTTAPATSDFAVGDRVAALSSTGGYAAVATAPVDRTFEIPDSIPWADATALPVQGLTAHNVLHEWGDLSADDRVLIHAGAGGVGSLAVQLAAAAGATVFATASTTAKRELARKLGADHTIDYTDTDVADAVHERTDDRGVDLVVDGVGGDAFAASVDALAPVGRIVSFGMASGSVPTVATPRLFFANQSVRGYHLEHALEHVPERVLGAVPSLLESVATGQVDVVVDRTLALADATQAHDALAARETVGTIVLES; translated from the coding sequence ATGCGAGCTGTCGAAGTACCTGAATACGGCGGCAGCGACGTCCTGACGGTCACCGACCGGGACGCACCTACGCCAAACGCGAATGAAGTCGCTATCGACGTCGCCGCCGCCGGCGTCAACTTCGCCGACCTCGAGCAACGTCGCGGGGTCTACCCCGACAGTCCGTCGCCGCCGTTCGTCCCGGGGCTGGCCGTCGCCGGTACCGTCACGACCGCGCCGGCGACGAGTGACTTCGCGGTCGGCGATCGCGTCGCCGCGCTGTCGTCGACCGGCGGCTACGCGGCGGTTGCGACGGCACCCGTCGACCGAACCTTCGAAATCCCCGACTCGATTCCGTGGGCCGACGCGACTGCCCTGCCGGTCCAGGGGCTGACCGCCCACAACGTCCTCCACGAGTGGGGCGACCTCTCGGCCGACGACCGAGTCCTGATCCATGCTGGGGCAGGCGGCGTCGGCTCGCTTGCCGTCCAACTGGCCGCCGCGGCCGGAGCGACCGTCTTCGCCACCGCGAGCACCACAGCGAAACGCGAGCTGGCTCGAAAGCTCGGGGCCGACCACACCATCGACTACACCGACACCGACGTTGCAGACGCCGTCCACGAACGAACGGACGACCGTGGCGTCGACCTCGTCGTCGACGGGGTCGGCGGCGACGCCTTTGCTGCCAGCGTGGACGCGCTCGCGCCGGTCGGTCGCATCGTCTCGTTTGGGATGGCGAGCGGCTCCGTGCCGACCGTGGCGACCCCGCGGCTGTTTTTCGCGAACCAATCCGTCCGCGGCTACCACCTCGAGCACGCCCTCGAACACGTCCCCGAGCGCGTCCTCGGTGCGGTGCCGTCGCTGCTCGAGAGTGTTGCCACCGGGCAGGTCGATGTCGTCGTCGACCGGACATTGGCGCTGGCGGACGCCACGCAGGCCCACGACGCGCTCGCCGCCCGCGAGACCGTTGGCACGATCGTCCTCGAATCATAA
- a CDS encoding sodium:calcium antiporter translates to MIEIAGLIALAAVGTGVLWYGSARLEEAANDLAAAYGLPAVVQGAVIAAVGSSMPELVSVLLATLIHGEFELGVGSIVGSAVFNLLAIPGLAVVVGGGIDTSRELVYKESLFYMLAVASLLLTFSLAVIYNPVAGSGRLIQGNVSRPLALFPVALYGLYIFTQYLDAADEGATTDTSVDVLPTWLQFGVGLVAIVLGVEGLVRSAVGLGDAFGTPSFLWGMTVVAAGSSLPDTFVSLAAARADRPTVTLANVLGSNTFDLLVAVPVGVLVAGSLTINFAHIVPMMAFLVFATIVFFGISRTEMRLSTREAWLLLGLYGAFVCWLLLESLRVVTVLEV, encoded by the coding sequence ATGATCGAGATCGCGGGGCTAATCGCCCTCGCTGCCGTTGGAACGGGCGTACTCTGGTACGGCAGCGCCAGACTCGAGGAGGCAGCCAATGACCTCGCGGCCGCGTACGGCCTGCCGGCGGTCGTCCAGGGAGCCGTCATTGCCGCTGTCGGCTCAAGCATGCCCGAGCTGGTGAGCGTGTTGCTCGCGACACTGATTCACGGCGAGTTCGAACTCGGCGTGGGATCGATCGTCGGCTCGGCAGTGTTCAATCTGCTGGCGATCCCCGGCCTCGCCGTGGTGGTCGGCGGCGGCATCGATACGTCGCGCGAGCTAGTCTACAAGGAGTCACTGTTCTACATGCTCGCGGTCGCGTCGCTACTGTTGACGTTCTCGCTGGCGGTCATCTACAACCCGGTTGCCGGCAGTGGCCGGCTCATCCAAGGAAACGTCTCACGCCCGCTCGCGCTGTTTCCCGTCGCGCTGTACGGCCTCTACATCTTCACCCAGTACCTCGACGCCGCCGACGAAGGCGCAACGACGGACACGTCGGTCGACGTGCTCCCGACCTGGTTGCAGTTCGGCGTCGGGCTGGTGGCGATCGTCCTCGGCGTCGAGGGGCTCGTCCGGTCGGCTGTCGGCCTCGGCGACGCGTTCGGGACCCCCTCGTTTCTCTGGGGAATGACTGTCGTCGCCGCCGGCTCGAGCCTGCCCGATACGTTCGTCAGTCTCGCGGCCGCACGGGCGGATCGACCGACGGTGACGCTGGCGAACGTCCTCGGGAGCAACACCTTTGACCTGCTGGTCGCCGTCCCGGTCGGTGTCCTCGTCGCGGGCTCGCTGACGATCAATTTCGCCCACATCGTCCCGATGATGGCCTTTCTGGTGTTCGCGACGATCGTCTTCTTCGGGATTTCCCGAACCGAAATGCGACTCTCGACACGCGAGGCGTGGCTGCTGTTGGGACTCTATGGCGCGTTCGTCTGCTGGCTGCTCTTAGAGAGCCTTCGCGTCGTCACCGTGCTCGAGGTCTGA
- a CDS encoding O-acetylhomoserine aminocarboxypropyltransferase/cysteine synthase family protein, producing the protein MSDESDSNGHRFATNSIHAGQESDPTTGARAPPLYQTTSYEFEDTDHAAALFGLEELGNIYSRIMNPTNAMLEERIATLEGGVGALATASGMAAFDLATFILADVGDNIVSSSSLYGGTYTYLTHTVAKRGVETKFVDTLDYEAYAEAIDDDTAFVHLETIGNPALVTPDIERIADIAHEHNVPLFVDNTFATPYLCRPLEHGADLVWNSTTKWIHGAGSTVGGILVDGGSFPWEDGDFPELTEPNPAYHGVNFRETFGDAAFAFAARTRGLRDLGNQQSPFDAWVTLQKLESLPLRMEKHCENAMAVAEYLEDHPDVAWVNYPGLESHETHENAAKYLEGGYGGMITFGLEGGYDAAETVCNEVDLTSLLANVGDAKTLIIHPASTTHQQLTEEEKLAGGVTDDLVRLSVGIEDVDDVIADLDQAIEQA; encoded by the coding sequence ATGAGTGACGAATCCGATTCGAACGGCCATCGCTTCGCAACCAACAGCATCCACGCCGGCCAGGAGTCCGACCCGACGACGGGAGCCCGGGCACCGCCGCTGTACCAGACCACGTCCTACGAGTTCGAGGATACCGACCACGCCGCCGCGCTGTTCGGCTTAGAAGAGCTCGGCAACATCTACTCGCGGATCATGAACCCGACGAACGCGATGCTCGAGGAACGCATCGCGACGCTGGAAGGCGGCGTCGGCGCACTCGCGACCGCCTCGGGGATGGCCGCGTTCGACCTCGCGACGTTCATCCTCGCGGACGTCGGCGACAACATCGTCTCCTCGTCGTCGCTGTACGGCGGGACCTACACCTACCTCACCCACACCGTCGCGAAACGCGGTGTCGAGACGAAGTTCGTCGACACGCTCGACTACGAGGCCTACGCCGAGGCCATCGACGACGACACCGCGTTCGTCCACCTCGAGACGATCGGCAACCCCGCGCTCGTCACCCCGGATATCGAGCGCATCGCCGACATCGCTCACGAGCACAACGTGCCGCTGTTCGTCGACAACACGTTCGCGACGCCGTATCTGTGCCGACCGCTCGAGCACGGCGCGGACCTCGTCTGGAACTCGACGACCAAGTGGATCCACGGCGCGGGCTCGACCGTCGGCGGCATCTTGGTCGACGGCGGCTCGTTCCCCTGGGAAGACGGCGACTTCCCCGAACTCACCGAGCCGAACCCGGCCTACCACGGCGTCAACTTCCGCGAGACGTTCGGCGACGCGGCCTTCGCGTTCGCCGCTCGGACCCGCGGCCTGCGAGATCTGGGCAACCAGCAGTCGCCGTTCGACGCCTGGGTCACGCTCCAGAAACTCGAGTCGCTGCCCCTGCGCATGGAGAAACACTGTGAGAACGCGATGGCCGTCGCGGAGTACTTAGAGGACCACCCCGACGTGGCGTGGGTCAACTACCCCGGCCTCGAGAGTCACGAGACCCACGAGAACGCCGCGAAGTATCTCGAGGGCGGCTATGGCGGCATGATCACGTTCGGACTCGAGGGTGGCTACGACGCCGCCGAAACGGTCTGTAACGAAGTCGACCTGACGAGCCTGCTGGCGAACGTCGGCGACGCGAAGACGCTGATCATCCACCCCGCGAGCACGACCCACCAGCAGCTCACCGAGGAAGAGAAGCTGGCAGGCGGCGTCACCGACGACCTCGTACGTCTCTCTGTCGGCATCGAGGACGTCGACGACGTGATCGCGGATCTGGATCAGGCGATCGAACAGGCGTAA
- a CDS encoding ACP S-malonyltransferase produces the protein MTTAESATTLDGTAFLFPGQGSQTVGMGRAFYDDWPETRAMFDRLDDALEIDLPGLCFDGTAEAIQRPSNTQPLLLATGIAVYEGLTARFDVEPAAVAGHSLGHFTALAAADAMEPATTATLTHWRGKCMERAATADGPGTMVAVLLADPDTVAEACAARDDVGVALYNAPKQTVISGTTEGVATVQETISERTTARFRELEVGAAFHSPVMASAIDCVETAMADVTLREAELPVVSDVTGECYTEPTVARRDLTAQITSPVDWVAVIDTLRTQGIERFVAFPPAGVLAGLVERIAPEAECWTLETPADAREVFA, from the coding sequence ATGACCACTGCCGAGTCCGCCACGACGCTCGACGGGACGGCGTTTCTCTTCCCCGGGCAGGGGAGCCAGACCGTCGGGATGGGACGGGCGTTCTACGACGACTGGCCCGAGACGCGAGCGATGTTCGATCGGCTGGACGATGCCCTCGAGATCGATCTCCCGGGGCTGTGCTTCGACGGGACCGCCGAGGCGATCCAGCGTCCAAGCAACACCCAGCCGCTGTTGTTGGCGACAGGGATCGCGGTCTATGAGGGGCTGACGGCTCGCTTCGATGTCGAGCCGGCAGCCGTCGCCGGCCACAGCCTCGGGCACTTCACAGCGCTAGCAGCCGCCGACGCGATGGAGCCCGCGACCACGGCCACACTCACCCACTGGCGAGGCAAGTGCATGGAACGGGCGGCGACCGCCGACGGCCCGGGGACGATGGTCGCAGTGTTGCTGGCCGACCCGGACACGGTCGCCGAGGCCTGTGCCGCCCGCGATGATGTCGGTGTCGCCCTATATAACGCACCGAAACAGACTGTCATCAGTGGCACGACCGAGGGCGTGGCGACGGTCCAAGAAACGATCTCGGAGCGGACGACCGCCCGGTTTCGCGAACTCGAGGTCGGCGCGGCGTTCCATTCGCCGGTGATGGCGTCAGCCATCGACTGCGTCGAAACAGCGATGGCCGACGTGACGTTGCGTGAGGCCGAACTCCCCGTCGTCTCTGACGTGACCGGCGAGTGCTATACCGAGCCGACCGTCGCACGGCGAGACCTGACGGCCCAGATCACGTCGCCGGTCGACTGGGTAGCTGTCATTGACACGCTCCGCACACAGGGTATCGAGCGGTTCGTCGCGTTCCCGCCGGCTGGTGTGTTGGCGGGACTCGTCGAGCGTATCGCGCCCGAAGCCGAGTGCTGGACGCTCGAGACGCCCGCGGACGCCCGGGAGGTATTCGCGTGA
- a CDS encoding acyl carrier protein, which yields MTATEGVPDRVEGIVADRLRVDADAFDDDTPFDGEALDADSLDLVEIAEAIDAEVGVHVPDDDLEDLETVGDLTTYVAERA from the coding sequence ATGACAGCTACTGAGGGTGTACCCGACCGTGTCGAAGGGATCGTTGCTGACCGATTGCGTGTCGACGCGGACGCGTTCGACGATGACACGCCGTTCGACGGCGAGGCGCTCGACGCCGATTCGCTCGATCTGGTCGAAATAGCGGAGGCCATCGACGCAGAGGTCGGCGTCCACGTTCCTGATGATGATCTCGAGGACCTCGAGACAGTTGGTGACCTGACGACGTACGTTGCCGAGCGCGCCTGA
- a CDS encoding ribonucleoside-diphosphate reductase: MPPEARETTERYFRQAVERHWDPYAIDLTTDRETLTDLSRSAFTQLRATLAMFGAGEEHVTEDLVPVAAVVDDDSDQRFVASHLYDEAKHAAFFERYWAEAVRPATEARGLEPTAPTADRWFTDSYEEIFDRTETAMNRLLEADTPENRARAYCHYHLTVEGVFGQTGFHAVESTFGPETDGPSLPGLVEGFSGIRRDEGRHVGYGMDRLAALLRRGAVDRSLVEETVMDLAEPVDAVVERMGWRRLPGPDSDDLVAFVAQQRRNRLQQLPGGAAADTEGEN, from the coding sequence GATCGACCTGACGACCGACCGAGAGACGCTCACCGACCTCAGCCGAAGCGCGTTTACGCAGTTGCGCGCGACACTTGCCATGTTCGGCGCGGGCGAGGAACACGTCACCGAGGATCTGGTGCCGGTCGCAGCAGTCGTCGACGACGACAGCGATCAGCGATTCGTCGCGAGCCACCTCTACGACGAGGCCAAACATGCCGCCTTCTTCGAGCGCTACTGGGCCGAGGCCGTCAGGCCCGCCACGGAGGCGCGCGGCCTCGAGCCGACCGCGCCGACGGCCGATCGCTGGTTCACCGACTCCTACGAGGAAATCTTCGATCGGACCGAAACGGCGATGAATCGCCTGCTCGAGGCAGATACGCCCGAAAACCGGGCTCGAGCGTACTGTCACTACCACCTGACGGTCGAGGGCGTCTTCGGCCAGACTGGCTTTCACGCCGTCGAGTCGACGTTCGGCCCGGAAACGGATGGGCCGTCGCTTCCGGGGCTGGTCGAGGGATTCAGCGGTATCCGCCGGGACGAGGGTCGCCACGTCGGCTACGGGATGGATCGACTCGCAGCCCTCCTTCGGCGTGGCGCGGTCGACCGCTCGCTCGTCGAGGAGACAGTCATGGACCTCGCCGAGCCGGTCGACGCCGTCGTCGAGCGGATGGGGTGGCGTCGCCTGCCCGGCCCCGACAGCGACGACCTCGTGGCGTTCGTCGCCCAGCAGCGTCGCAACCGACTACAGCAACTGCCCGGCGGAGCCGCCGCCGACACGGAGGGCGAGAACTGA
- a CDS encoding TrkA family potassium uptake protein, producing MQFVIIGAGRVGLRTARVLRDEGHEITLVERDESRIKRAKNQDFPVIEGDGSREAVLEEAGVMDADAVGALTSDLNVNFTACMIGNHHGCRTVMRIDEAYREGIYRKYADQVDEIIHPERLGAIGAKNALLGGTIRAIADVAPSLQVVELTITNGAPVNGYTLSELQLPANATVLAFGKNNSPLEIPSEDSSLEDGDRLVVLADFDVLSEVRQLLVGETPMQAAANAGSGSSSVSTDRDTNSDTGGVN from the coding sequence ATGCAGTTCGTCATTATTGGGGCCGGACGGGTCGGGCTGCGGACGGCGCGCGTCCTCCGCGATGAAGGCCACGAGATAACGCTGGTCGAACGCGACGAATCACGGATCAAACGCGCCAAGAATCAGGACTTTCCCGTCATCGAGGGCGACGGCTCCCGCGAGGCCGTTCTCGAGGAAGCCGGTGTGATGGACGCCGATGCCGTCGGCGCGTTGACCAGCGACCTCAACGTCAATTTCACTGCCTGCATGATCGGGAACCATCACGGCTGTCGAACCGTCATGCGGATCGACGAGGCCTACCGTGAGGGGATCTACCGCAAGTACGCCGATCAGGTCGACGAGATCATCCACCCCGAGCGGCTGGGCGCGATCGGTGCCAAAAACGCCCTGTTGGGCGGGACGATTCGCGCCATCGCCGACGTTGCACCCTCTTTGCAGGTCGTCGAACTGACGATCACCAACGGCGCGCCCGTCAACGGCTATACGCTCAGCGAACTGCAGTTGCCAGCCAACGCGACCGTCCTCGCGTTCGGCAAGAACAACAGTCCCCTCGAGATCCCGAGCGAAGACAGTTCGCTCGAGGACGGCGACCGGCTCGTCGTCCTCGCGGACTTCGACGTCTTGAGCGAGGTCCGCCAACTGCTGGTCGGTGAGACGCCGATGCAGGCGGCTGCGAACGCGGGGTCGGGCTCGAGTTCGGTCTCGACGGATCGTGATACGAACAGCGACACTGGAGGTGTGAACTAA
- a CDS encoding Lrp/AsnC ligand binding domain-containing protein, with product MVHAFIMVKTAAGKSEGLLAEIGGLELVTDAHIVAGNYDIIAEIDAPEVYDVLQTASSKMQQLGGVSETKTYIAMG from the coding sequence ATGGTCCATGCGTTCATCATGGTGAAGACCGCTGCCGGGAAATCCGAGGGCCTGCTCGCGGAGATCGGTGGGCTCGAGTTAGTCACCGACGCGCACATCGTCGCGGGCAACTACGACATCATCGCGGAGATCGACGCCCCGGAGGTCTACGACGTGCTCCAGACGGCTTCGTCGAAGATGCAGCAACTCGGCGGTGTCTCCGAGACGAAGACCTACATCGCGATGGGATGA
- a CDS encoding DUF5813 family protein: MTDLPAPIDRALEAHDAFDQTDDGYALTTTVFETTVTAEDADGKRDGRFRVTVFLPTLDAAVAGEHVADVVEDGWFETLERRLGDVFTVANTSTHDEPVVERDAEEVRVHLAYTAWDASEGVEDAKALLEFVEGTYAQGIIPGYEYRGPAATLLENAQQQGQQAADDNGGSGGMPL; encoded by the coding sequence ATGACCGATCTTCCGGCCCCCATCGACCGCGCACTCGAGGCCCACGACGCGTTCGATCAAACTGACGACGGCTACGCCCTCACGACGACCGTCTTCGAGACGACCGTTACAGCCGAGGACGCCGACGGCAAGCGCGACGGTCGTTTCCGCGTTACCGTCTTTCTCCCGACGCTCGACGCCGCCGTCGCCGGTGAGCACGTCGCCGACGTCGTCGAAGATGGTTGGTTCGAAACGCTCGAGCGCCGCCTGGGGGACGTCTTCACTGTCGCCAACACGAGCACCCACGACGAACCGGTCGTCGAACGCGACGCCGAGGAGGTTCGGGTTCACCTCGCGTACACTGCCTGGGACGCAAGCGAGGGCGTCGAAGACGCCAAAGCACTCCTCGAGTTCGTCGAAGGCACCTACGCACAGGGGATCATCCCCGGCTACGAGTACCGCGGGCCAGCGGCGACGTTACTCGAAAACGCCCAGCAACAGGGTCAGCAGGCCGCAGACGACAACGGGGGCAGCGGCGGCATGCCTCTATAA
- the tmk gene encoding dTMP kinase — MLVTLEGLDGSGKTTVWEALHERYPDAVFTREPTNSWYGDAVYRSIEDDDADPLAELFLYTADHADHLSRVIEPALERGDLVISDRYSDSRFAYQGATLEGADGHGLADPLEYVADVHRPFSIEPDLTIYLDLDPETAAARAGTTNKFERAEYLASVRDNYERLLERDPDRFVRVDATQSPETVLEATTDVLAEALGESR; from the coding sequence ATGCTCGTCACGCTCGAGGGGTTGGATGGCAGCGGCAAGACGACGGTCTGGGAGGCCTTACACGAGCGCTATCCCGACGCCGTGTTCACGCGGGAGCCGACGAACTCCTGGTACGGCGACGCCGTCTACCGATCGATCGAAGACGACGACGCCGATCCGCTGGCGGAACTCTTTCTCTACACCGCCGACCACGCCGACCACCTCTCGCGGGTGATCGAACCTGCCCTCGAGCGCGGCGACCTCGTGATCTCCGATCGCTACTCCGACTCGCGCTTTGCCTATCAGGGCGCGACCCTCGAGGGAGCCGATGGCCACGGGCTTGCGGACCCTCTCGAGTACGTCGCCGACGTCCACCGACCGTTCTCGATCGAGCCGGACCTGACGATCTACCTCGATCTCGACCCCGAAACCGCCGCGGCCCGCGCGGGGACGACGAACAAGTTCGAGCGCGCCGAGTACCTCGCGTCGGTGCGGGACAACTACGAACGGCTCCTCGAGCGTGACCCCGACCGTTTCGTCCGCGTCGACGCGACCCAATCGCCTGAGACAGTCCTCGAGGCGACGACCGACGTGTTGGCCGAGGCGCTCGGCGAGTCGCGCTAA